Part of the Salminus brasiliensis chromosome 2, fSalBra1.hap2, whole genome shotgun sequence genome, AACTACAAGACAGAcaatgactttttatttttttttcatagtgcAGGTGTTAATGTTTTATGCACCTGTAAAAATAAGTACTGCCCTTTATGGGCAGTTAGGGTTTATTTACTTAGTAGAACACTGTTATTAGAAGTAGTACAAAAACTAGGGGCTGTACATATCCAAAGctctaaaaaggtaaaggtggtCGAGATTCCCGCATttgggaattcgcaggggtctgcacaaccggagtgcaatggctgAACCTCatcctgggtgaaccaccttcttgatcatgatATCTCCCCTTCTAGTTAAGTATCATTTACAgttctcatccaacacctggtttggtaaatcagtgcttaatgatggtaaatcaacACATGGAACACATCCACATGCTAGCTgagggcatccaggagaaatctggaaccaagctgtgaataggggaaaaatgcaagaggagagagaaggctgatagtagtaataataataaaactactttataaaaaaaaagtaagagtTATTTGAATTTAAGTTACAAAAGCTGTTCACCTATTTTAAAagaattttaatttaaaattttAACTAAAATTCAATTTAAAGCCTATCCTGGAATAGGAGAGTGTCAGTGCTGTGCTTGAATATGAAGCACAAGGTTAGAGGCGGGACTAAAATGGACAGGAACTCAGAGAGGAACAGAATTTATTTCAAGCATTGCATTAAAAGCAGTGAAAGGAAaccgtggggggggggggggggggggggggggggggacacccAAGATGCCGAAGTAACTGAATAGCTTTCAGGCTGCTGATCGTCTTCAGAGCTCAGGTGTCACTTTAAGACAAAAGCATCATGTTAAGACCAGAGGAAGATCACTCACTTGAAGTACCGCTCCTCCTCAGCTGCCTGCTTCTTCCCAAAAGCTCCTCCAGCTTCCCTTATGGACCCTCCTGCTCCTCCACCTTTACCGGCACCTTTCCCCAACTCTCCAagctagaaagagagagagagcgagagagaaaatggGAGCGCAAGAGaaagacagcaagagagagagagtgaacaaGAGGGggagcaacagagagagagagagagagagagaacaagaaacagatggagagaaaggaagttagcaataataataataataataaaaacactaataGAAATGTgcaacattttatttatgtatattttccATCAATATTCCCATTTTTTCATCCCATGCTTTGGAAAACAACTGTAATAAGTCATGCCAATAAACAAgcttaattaaaaaacaaattagaTAAAACAATATAAACGTGGCTCAGCTGACTAATGCGCTTCCACTACTGGCCCAGGAGTTGCAAAATCAAATACCTAGCGACGCTGCTttaccatcagcagctggagttaGCAAAAGCACAGCTGGCTGTTTTGGGCGATGTGGGGTGGCACATGCACCTGTTAGCTGGCTTTGCCacattggcagcagttcaaaaagaggtggtggctggtacGTCACATGTCCCAGAGGAGACAGTCCTTAACCTCATAGTGTCTggaacattgctagtgctagggggagctatgatgGGATGGTTTCATTGGCAGTATCAAATTAAGGGGAATTAATCTACAGATTATGAAAAtataataagtgtgtgtgtgtgtgtgtattacacacacacacacacacacacacacacacacacacacacacatacatacatacacacacatacatacacacacaaaatggtTTATGCTGCATGCATTTACCAAATGTGTCCCACAAGCTTATTGGGTCACACAAGTAAACCAGACTAACCTAAACCGAGCTAggctgagagagtgagagaggcagTATGACCTTGTTTGATATTAGAAATATTTTAGCAGCTATTAAACACGGGCTCAGATATGAAACACAGCTAAAATCAACCCTTCTCCACTGACAAGATGGATCAGATGGAGAACAATCCAACACCTATCTAGtacctacacacacagagagagagaagcctgTCTGAGAGCAGAACCTGAGTGAAAGGAGCAAACAGAGCACATGTGAGTAAACTCGTCGTCGTCCTGTGGCCAGGCCCTGTTTGAACAGATCTGAGATCAGCAGCAGGGTTGATTGCGTCAGAAGTGCGAAACAGCAGGGTGTTTCTGCAGGGCAGAGAGAGCAACGACACTGAAGCAGCCGTCATATGAACGCAGTACCTGGTCAGAGCTCAGCCGGACCTGGGTCATGAAGTACCCCCTCACACTACTCCTGAGCAACCGAGCCATGACTGATCCTCAACTCCAGAGCCCTGTTTGATCCTCTGCTGGGTGTCCTTGTGTATGATCTGAGCACGGAAACGCTGAAGAAGCACCATCCGCGACTCGGTTTCTTTACTGCCCCCTAGAGGCCTGGGGGTCGTCTGCACAAAAGTGTCTTAAGAAGGAAATTCTTCTGAGATGTGATTTTTAACTTCATACTTACTACTTTTACTCAAGAAATATCCTAAGAACAATTGCTATTCCTAAAACAcatgttttaattatttcaaTTATATCATTTTCTTATACTTGCAATCGTCTCACACTTGCCTTAGACTGTAAGGGTTCAGGCCTAAGTGAAGAAAAGTGTTCCTAAGGAAATATTAAAGAAAGATCTTCATATAAACACTAAGACGTTCATAAGAATGGTCTTCATATGGCAATATCTTCTAAataattttctttgttgacCAAAATCACAGGCTTGCTTTTATACTAATAGCCAATTGTTCTCATAAACTGAACTAATCCCAGATAATAAAAACCACTGGTGTCAGCATCTAGTTAAAAAACTGctagtgggttttaagaagagaGGTTGCTGAAAAAGGCCTGTTGTTCTTATGCAATTCTCTAAAAACACTCAATTCTTCTCTTGAGAAAGTCTTAGAAGTCTTAAAGACACTTTTCATTGGTTCTCATGTCGCCTTTTGTACCATAGTCTTTTAAACGCTGTTTTTAAAGCTTATCATAAATGACGAAAGACACATTTTTATCTCCACTTTCAGCTATTTTACTATTTAACTATTTTTCAGCTATTCAAACCGCTCAAACCTATTAAAACCATCATCATTTTTAAAGGCTGACCATCTGAACTGTGACAGACTAAGACTAGTGTGGGGCTATCATAAAGTGCCTTAGGAACATATTAAAGAACGCATATATTTTTAAGataccaattattattattattattattattattattattattattttaggaaGATGTTTGATTAAGTTATCTTACACTCCTTATCTTAACTTTTTAGGTTTTAAAAAAGCACCTCTTAGAATAAATCTAAGAAAagttacatttatgacatttggcTATAAATACCTTAAGGGCCAATAAATCCTTCTTAGATGAAAGATTTTGCTTTGTTATGTAAATAAGATTTAAAATGATTCtctaaatattttcttaacttTATGGAGGCCTTACACTGGTCTTAGACTGTGAGAATGAATGTCTTGTTGAACATTATTAAACATAGAGCTTTTGCTTAAAGTCCTGTTCGTTTctacacattaaaaataatgcCTTTTGAAGTCACTCTAGTTCTTGTTAACCAAATGCTGAATGCTTAGTTTAAGCGTGTTTTTCCTCCACTGGGCTATCCTGCACGGATTtaactgaataattgataaaaGTGGAAAACTGAAAATGTGTCTCGCATCATTTATGAAGCCGTTAAATGCAGCATACATTTTCATAAGAGAACATTTGAGAAATCATCTGGATGCTTTGTGTTTATCTTAAGATTCTGTATATTGTTTTTCTTAGAAAAGTAGGACTTCACCTACTGAGAAATAACTTAAACTTAacgtaaaggtgcacgtatttgtcaccgtacagtgtacactgtacactgtacagcgaaatgtgtcctccgcatttaacccatctggtagtgaacacacactcacacacacacatgtgttaggggcagtgagtacacacacacacccagagcggtgggca contains:
- the LOC140549813 gene encoding ATPase inhibitor, mitochondrial-like, which gives rise to MARLLRSSVRGYFMTQVRLSSDQLGELGKGAGKGGGAGGSIREAGGAFGKKQAAEEERYFKQKEKEQMAALRQHHKDEIEHHKKEIERLQREIDRHKGKIRKLNHDD